The following are from one region of the Gossypium hirsutum isolate 1008001.06 chromosome D03, Gossypium_hirsutum_v2.1, whole genome shotgun sequence genome:
- the LOC107950021 gene encoding phenylacetaldehyde reductase, with product MSGTGKVVCVTGASGYIASWLVKFLLQRGYTVKATVRDPSDRKKSEHLLALDGAKERLRLFKAQLLDEGAFDSVVDGCVGVFHTASPFYHNIKDPQAEMLDPAVKGTLNVLRSCAKVPSIKRVVITSSIAATVYNGRPLGPDVVVDETWFSDPAFCEKSKLWYMLSKTLAEEAAWKFAKENGIDMVTINPGLVIGPLLQPTVNTSVEPILKLINGAKTFPNATFRLIDVRDVANAHVLAFENSSACGRYLLVERAVHCSEVVLALRKLYPALSLPEKCADEKLSTPIFQVSKERAKSLGVNFTLLEVSLKDTVESLKKKNIFSG from the exons ATGAGTGGAACGGGGAAGGTGGTATGTGTAACAGGAGCATCAGGTTACATTGCTTCATGGCTCGTTAAGTTTTTACTCCAACGTGGTTACACTGTCAAAGCCACTGTTCGTGACCCAA GTGATCGAAAAAAATCGGAACACTTACTTGCGCTTGATGGAGCAAAGGAAAGGCTCCGTTTGTTCAAGGCACAGCTGCTGGATGAGGGAGCTTTTGATTCTGTAGTTGATGGATGCGTAGGAGTTTTCCACACAGCATCTCCTTTTTATCACAATATCAAGGATCCTCAG GCTGAAATGCTTGACCCAGCTGTGAAGGGAACACTTAATGTTCTTAGGTCATGTGCTAAGGTCCCATCTATCAAACGGGTGGTTATAACATCCTCAATTGCAGCTACTGTGTATAATGGAAGGCCTCTTGGTCCTGATGTTGTAGTTGATGAGACTTGGTTCTCAGATCCTGCTTTTTGTGAGAAATCAAAG CTATGGTATATGCTTTCTAAGACGTTAGCTGAGGAGGCTGCTTGGAAGTTTGCAAAAGAGAATGGCATTGACATGGTGACAATTAACCCAGGGTTGGTGATTGGACCTCTCTTACAGCCGACTGTCAATACAAGCGTGGAGCCAATTTTGAAACTTATTAATG GGGCCAAAACATTTCCAAATGCAACTTTTAGACTAATAGATGTTAGAGATGTTGCCAATGCACATGTGCTAGCATTTGAGAATTCTTCAGCTTGTGGTAGATATCTTTTAGTTGAGAGAGCTGTGCACTGTTCAGAAGTTGTACTGGCCTTACGCAAGCTTTACCCTGCCCTTAGCCTCCCTGAAAA ATGTGCCGATGAAAAGCTAAGCACGCCAATCTTTCAAGTGTCCAAAGAGAGAGCGAAAAGTTTAGGTGTTAACTTTACCCTTCTGGAGGTGAGTCTAAAGGATACGGTTGaaagcttgaagaagaagaaCATCTTCAGTGGTTGA